In a genomic window of Primulina huaijiensis isolate GDHJ02 chromosome 10, ASM1229523v2, whole genome shotgun sequence:
- the LOC140986161 gene encoding protein ALTERED XYLOGLUCAN 9-like, with protein sequence MMFGAVQLGLLAACVVLFVPMGMAGWHLSRNKMLFFSCALFITLAVGVHLMPYFPSVSDFLSPTDIISSPTGESSLRRDSCLFFLHSGVYSGDDECESDNGCKKRSWEWIQSGKVAECQFQRLKKLDASILLNGSWVVVAGDSQARLMVVSLLELVMGSEEMERVRGDLFKRHTDYSVVVDEIALKLDFLWAPYVRNLTELMVRFKGNNNYPDVVVMGAGLWDMLHLNNVSDYGVSLTQFKESCLALMPVSSDLDAIDGGLSQAPSTQLVHFFWLGIPTLINSMLNTAEKRERMTDTVCDLYNNKLIESELLRQSGGPLLKLDIRLLSELCGPQCTVDGMHYDQLVYDAAVQIMLNALLIESNQKLQ encoded by the coding sequence ATGATGTTCGGGGCCGTCCAGTTGGGGCTATTGGCGGCCTGTGTAGTGTTGTTTGTGCCTATGGGAATGGCGGGTTGGCATTTGAGCCGTAACAAGATGCTTTTTTTTAGCTGTGCCCTCTTCATTACTCTAGCTGTTGGTGTCCATCTGATGCCTTATTTCCCTTCAGTCTCCGATTTCCTTTCGCCGACGGATATAATTTCATCCCCAACTGGTGAGTCTTCTTTGCGTCGTGATTCGTGTCTCTTCTTTTTACATAGTGGTGTGTATAGTGGTGATGATGAATGTGAGAGTGACAATGGTTGTAAAAAGAGGTCTTGGGAGTGGATTCAATCTGGTAAGGTTGCTGAATGTCAGTTTCAGAGGTTGAAGAAATTGGATGCGTCTATTTTGTTAAACGGGTCTTGGGTGGTGGTTGCCGGTGATTCTCAGGCGAGGTTAATGGTGGTTTCTTTGTTAGAGTTAGTGATGGGATCCGAGGAAATGGAGAGAGTGAGGGGGGATTTGTTCAAGAGACATACTGATTATTCAGTGGTGGTGGATGAGATTGCTCTGAAGTTGGATTTTCTTTGGGCTCCATATGTTAGAAATTTGACTGAATTGATGGTTCGTTTTAAGGGAAACAACAATTACCCTGATGTTGTGGTGATGGGAGCTGGATTATGGGATATGCTGCATCTGAACAATGTCTCAGATTATGGCGTTTCATTAACGCAATTCAAGGAGTCTTGCTTGGCTCTTATGCCGGTCTCATCGGATTTAGATGCTATCGATGGAGGGCTAAGCCAGGCTCCATCCACCCAGCTGGTGCATTTCTTTTGGCTTGGGATTCCAACATTGATAAATTCAATGCTGAACACAGCGGAGAAGAGGGAGAGGATGACTGATACAGTGTGTGATTTATATAATAACAAACTTATTGAAAGCGAGCTACTGCGACAATCGGGTGGGCCACTTTTGAAACTAGATATTCGATTGTTAAGTGAATTATGTGGACCTCAATGTACAGTTGACGGAATGCATTATGATCAACTTGTTTATGATGCCGCCGTTCAAATAATGCTGAATGCATTGCTCATTGAATCTAACCAGAAGCTACAATAA
- the LOC140986160 gene encoding uncharacterized protein isoform X3 — translation MRKHGTFRFSVKTSAYVITASGVASLIYQFTDSPSHPSTRSLDFPFNFLNGVVRSSRAIFNIASCVVDYRRSLYGVPASSDEYGRVLSEIHQRSASKILKLCDANKGFYVKAGQFVAAMRQVPKEYSSTLSVLQDQAVPCNFEAIRDVIIRSLGKDLSEIFFSFNEQPVAAASIAQVHHAVLKDLQEVAVKLYPDYRFHWMVSEFAKNIAFELDFIQEAKNSERAAKNFKNNSMVKIPCIYWDCTSSQVLTMQFCSGKKVDDLEFLKQTGISPLEVAKALVEVFAEMIFVHGFLHGDPHPGNILVSPHGPKGFSLVILDHGIYKSLNEEFRQNYCKLWEALILMDSQAILQLGDAFGVGKFSRYFPVIFTGRTIDSKSTLGSQMLPEERKNLKQELKSLKMEDISSFMESLPPNFLAIMRTDGLLRSLVSKLGAPQRIRLLAYAKFAIRGLSQDASSVSGSAMFLVYRFKTAFKYIQLRLLLEIIELAAYMDNIRHKLATRFRRFILSLGDLVHCLHPF, via the exons ATGAGGAAACATGGAACTTTCAGGTTCAGTGTGAAGACGTCAGCATACGTAATCACCGCATCTGGTGTCGCCTCTCTCATTTACCAGTTCACCGATTCACCGAGCCACCCTTCCACCCGGTCCCTCGATTTCCCCTTCAACTTCCTAAACGGCGTCGTTCGCTCTTCTCGCGCCATCTTCAAC ATTGCTTCTTGCGTGGTTGATTACAGGCGTTCTCTGTACGGCGTGCCCGCAAGTTCGGATGAGTACGGGCGTGTATTATCCGAG ATTCATCAACGGTCAGCAAGCAAGATATTAAAACTATGTGATGCCAACAAAGGTTTCTATGTCAAAGCTGGTCAGTTTGTTGCAGCTATGCGTCAAGTACCCAAAGAATACTCATCTACTCTTTCGGTGTTACAAGATCAG GCAGTTCCTTGTAATTTTGAAGCCATCAGAGACGTTATAATCCGGAGTCTGGGGAAGGATTTATCAGAGAT ATTCTTCTCATTCAATGAGCAACCAGTTGCTGCTGCTTCAATCGCTCAAGTACACCATGCTGTGCTGAAAGATTTGCAAGAAGTGGCAGTCAAG CTTTATCCTGATTACAGGTTTCATTGGATGGTTTCAGAATTCGCAAAGAATATTGCTTTTGAACTTG ATTTCATTCAAGAGGCTAAAAACTCAGAAAGAGCagcaaaaaactttaaaaacaacAGCATGGTCAAGATTCCTTGTATTTATTGG GATTGTACAAGCAGCCAGGTTCTGACTATGCAGTTTTGCTCAGGAAAAAAG GTTGATGACTTGGAGTTTTTGAAGCAAACAGGAATTAGTCCTCTTGAG GTAGCAAAAGCCCTAGTGGAAGTGTTCGCTGAGATGATATTTGTCCATGGTTTCCTGCATGGAGACCCACATCCTGGGAATATATTAGTCTCTCCACATGGGCCCAAGGGCTTTTCATTAG TCATTCTGGATCACGGGATCTACAAGTCATTGAATGAAGAATTCCGACAGAACTATTGCAAACTCTGGGAGGCTCTAATTTTAATGGACTCGCAAGCAATATTGCAGCTAGGTGATGCCTTTGGTGTTGGGAAGTTCTCAAGATACTTTCCTGTCATATTTACTGGAAGAACCATCGACAG TAAATCTACACTTGGAAGTCAAATGCTACCTGAAGAGAGAAAAAATCTAAAGCAGGAGCTGAAGTCTCTAAAAATGGAGGACATATCTTCCTTTATGGAGTCATTACCTCCTAACTTTCTTGCCATCATGCGAACTGA CGGCCTACTAAGGTCTTTGGTCAGCAAGTTGGGTGCTCCTCAAAGGATAAGACTACTGGCTTATGCTAAATTTGCAATACGTGGCCTCTCTCAAGATGCCAGTTCTGTATCAG GTTCTGCTATGTTTCTTGTCTACAGATTTAAGACAGCCTTCAAATATATACAACTGAGGTTACTTTTAG AAATAATTGAGTTGGCTGCTTACATGGATAACATCAGGCACAAATTAGCTACAAGATTCAGACGTTTCATTTTGTCACTTGGAGATCTAGTTCATTGTTTACATCCCTTCTGA
- the LOC140986160 gene encoding uncharacterized protein isoform X2 → MRKHGTFRFSVKTSAYVITASGVASLIYQFTDSPSHPSTRSLDFPFNFLNGVVRSSRAIFNIASCVVDYRRSLYGVPASSDEYGRVLSEIHQRSASKILKLCDANKGFYVKAGQFVAAMRQVPKEYSSTLSVLQDQAVPCNFEAIRDVIIRSLGKDLSEIFFSFNEQPVAAASIAQVHHAVLKDLQEVAVKVQYPGLQYLMKFDLATMDFLSRSVAWLYPDYRFHWMVSEFAKNIAFELDFIQEAKNSERAAKNFKNNSMVKIPCIYWDCTSSQVLTMQFCSGKKVDDLEFLKQTGISPLEVAKALVEVFAEMIFVHGFLHGDPHPGNILVSPHGPKGFSLVILDHGIYKSLNEEFRQNYCKLWEALILMDSQAILQLGDAFGVGKFSRYFPVIFTGRTIDSKSTLGSQMLPEERKNLKQELKSLKMEDISSFMESLPPNFLAIMRTDGLLRSLVSKLGAPQRIRLLAYAKFAIRGLSQDASSVSGSAMFLVYRFKTAFKYIQLRLLLEIIELAAYMDNIRHKLATRFRRFILSLGDLVHCLHPF, encoded by the exons ATGAGGAAACATGGAACTTTCAGGTTCAGTGTGAAGACGTCAGCATACGTAATCACCGCATCTGGTGTCGCCTCTCTCATTTACCAGTTCACCGATTCACCGAGCCACCCTTCCACCCGGTCCCTCGATTTCCCCTTCAACTTCCTAAACGGCGTCGTTCGCTCTTCTCGCGCCATCTTCAAC ATTGCTTCTTGCGTGGTTGATTACAGGCGTTCTCTGTACGGCGTGCCCGCAAGTTCGGATGAGTACGGGCGTGTATTATCCGAG ATTCATCAACGGTCAGCAAGCAAGATATTAAAACTATGTGATGCCAACAAAGGTTTCTATGTCAAAGCTGGTCAGTTTGTTGCAGCTATGCGTCAAGTACCCAAAGAATACTCATCTACTCTTTCGGTGTTACAAGATCAG GCAGTTCCTTGTAATTTTGAAGCCATCAGAGACGTTATAATCCGGAGTCTGGGGAAGGATTTATCAGAGAT ATTCTTCTCATTCAATGAGCAACCAGTTGCTGCTGCTTCAATCGCTCAAGTACACCATGCTGTGCTGAAAGATTTGCAAGAAGTGGCAGTCAAG GTCCAATACCCAGGACTACAATATTTGATGAAATTTGACCTTGCTACCATGGATTTTCTCTCAAGATCAGTTGCATGG CTTTATCCTGATTACAGGTTTCATTGGATGGTTTCAGAATTCGCAAAGAATATTGCTTTTGAACTTG ATTTCATTCAAGAGGCTAAAAACTCAGAAAGAGCagcaaaaaactttaaaaacaacAGCATGGTCAAGATTCCTTGTATTTATTGG GATTGTACAAGCAGCCAGGTTCTGACTATGCAGTTTTGCTCAGGAAAAAAG GTTGATGACTTGGAGTTTTTGAAGCAAACAGGAATTAGTCCTCTTGAG GTAGCAAAAGCCCTAGTGGAAGTGTTCGCTGAGATGATATTTGTCCATGGTTTCCTGCATGGAGACCCACATCCTGGGAATATATTAGTCTCTCCACATGGGCCCAAGGGCTTTTCATTAG TCATTCTGGATCACGGGATCTACAAGTCATTGAATGAAGAATTCCGACAGAACTATTGCAAACTCTGGGAGGCTCTAATTTTAATGGACTCGCAAGCAATATTGCAGCTAGGTGATGCCTTTGGTGTTGGGAAGTTCTCAAGATACTTTCCTGTCATATTTACTGGAAGAACCATCGACAG TAAATCTACACTTGGAAGTCAAATGCTACCTGAAGAGAGAAAAAATCTAAAGCAGGAGCTGAAGTCTCTAAAAATGGAGGACATATCTTCCTTTATGGAGTCATTACCTCCTAACTTTCTTGCCATCATGCGAACTGA CGGCCTACTAAGGTCTTTGGTCAGCAAGTTGGGTGCTCCTCAAAGGATAAGACTACTGGCTTATGCTAAATTTGCAATACGTGGCCTCTCTCAAGATGCCAGTTCTGTATCAG GTTCTGCTATGTTTCTTGTCTACAGATTTAAGACAGCCTTCAAATATATACAACTGAGGTTACTTTTAG AAATAATTGAGTTGGCTGCTTACATGGATAACATCAGGCACAAATTAGCTACAAGATTCAGACGTTTCATTTTGTCACTTGGAGATCTAGTTCATTGTTTACATCCCTTCTGA
- the LOC140986160 gene encoding uncharacterized protein isoform X1, whose amino-acid sequence MRKHGTFRFSVKTSAYVITASGVASLIYQFTDSPSHPSTRSLDFPFNFLNGVVRSSRAIFNIASCVVDYRRSLYGVPASSDEYGRVLSEIHQRSASKILKLCDANKGFYVKAGQFVAAMRQVPKEYSSTLSVLQDQAVPCNFEAIRDVIIRSLGKDLSEIFFSFNEQPVAAASIAQVHHAVLKDLQEVAVKVQYPGLQYLMKFDLATMDFLSRSVAWVRFKWLISLKFWFHWMVSEFAKNIAFELDFIQEAKNSERAAKNFKNNSMVKIPCIYWDCTSSQVLTMQFCSGKKVDDLEFLKQTGISPLEVAKALVEVFAEMIFVHGFLHGDPHPGNILVSPHGPKGFSLVILDHGIYKSLNEEFRQNYCKLWEALILMDSQAILQLGDAFGVGKFSRYFPVIFTGRTIDSKSTLGSQMLPEERKNLKQELKSLKMEDISSFMESLPPNFLAIMRTDGLLRSLVSKLGAPQRIRLLAYAKFAIRGLSQDASSVSGSAMFLVYRFKTAFKYIQLRLLLEIIELAAYMDNIRHKLATRFRRFILSLGDLVHCLHPF is encoded by the exons ATGAGGAAACATGGAACTTTCAGGTTCAGTGTGAAGACGTCAGCATACGTAATCACCGCATCTGGTGTCGCCTCTCTCATTTACCAGTTCACCGATTCACCGAGCCACCCTTCCACCCGGTCCCTCGATTTCCCCTTCAACTTCCTAAACGGCGTCGTTCGCTCTTCTCGCGCCATCTTCAAC ATTGCTTCTTGCGTGGTTGATTACAGGCGTTCTCTGTACGGCGTGCCCGCAAGTTCGGATGAGTACGGGCGTGTATTATCCGAG ATTCATCAACGGTCAGCAAGCAAGATATTAAAACTATGTGATGCCAACAAAGGTTTCTATGTCAAAGCTGGTCAGTTTGTTGCAGCTATGCGTCAAGTACCCAAAGAATACTCATCTACTCTTTCGGTGTTACAAGATCAG GCAGTTCCTTGTAATTTTGAAGCCATCAGAGACGTTATAATCCGGAGTCTGGGGAAGGATTTATCAGAGAT ATTCTTCTCATTCAATGAGCAACCAGTTGCTGCTGCTTCAATCGCTCAAGTACACCATGCTGTGCTGAAAGATTTGCAAGAAGTGGCAGTCAAG GTCCAATACCCAGGACTACAATATTTGATGAAATTTGACCTTGCTACCATGGATTTTCTCTCAAGATCAGTTGCATGGGTGAGATTTAAATGGCTCATTAGCTTAAAATTTTG GTTTCATTGGATGGTTTCAGAATTCGCAAAGAATATTGCTTTTGAACTTG ATTTCATTCAAGAGGCTAAAAACTCAGAAAGAGCagcaaaaaactttaaaaacaacAGCATGGTCAAGATTCCTTGTATTTATTGG GATTGTACAAGCAGCCAGGTTCTGACTATGCAGTTTTGCTCAGGAAAAAAG GTTGATGACTTGGAGTTTTTGAAGCAAACAGGAATTAGTCCTCTTGAG GTAGCAAAAGCCCTAGTGGAAGTGTTCGCTGAGATGATATTTGTCCATGGTTTCCTGCATGGAGACCCACATCCTGGGAATATATTAGTCTCTCCACATGGGCCCAAGGGCTTTTCATTAG TCATTCTGGATCACGGGATCTACAAGTCATTGAATGAAGAATTCCGACAGAACTATTGCAAACTCTGGGAGGCTCTAATTTTAATGGACTCGCAAGCAATATTGCAGCTAGGTGATGCCTTTGGTGTTGGGAAGTTCTCAAGATACTTTCCTGTCATATTTACTGGAAGAACCATCGACAG TAAATCTACACTTGGAAGTCAAATGCTACCTGAAGAGAGAAAAAATCTAAAGCAGGAGCTGAAGTCTCTAAAAATGGAGGACATATCTTCCTTTATGGAGTCATTACCTCCTAACTTTCTTGCCATCATGCGAACTGA CGGCCTACTAAGGTCTTTGGTCAGCAAGTTGGGTGCTCCTCAAAGGATAAGACTACTGGCTTATGCTAAATTTGCAATACGTGGCCTCTCTCAAGATGCCAGTTCTGTATCAG GTTCTGCTATGTTTCTTGTCTACAGATTTAAGACAGCCTTCAAATATATACAACTGAGGTTACTTTTAG AAATAATTGAGTTGGCTGCTTACATGGATAACATCAGGCACAAATTAGCTACAAGATTCAGACGTTTCATTTTGTCACTTGGAGATCTAGTTCATTGTTTACATCCCTTCTGA
- the LOC140985622 gene encoding GDSL esterase/lipase At1g28580-like yields the protein MSRRSNFISVRLKYTQAPMATCSAKNLTLSLILLFSLPAFSSYQSPSGCFESIISFGDSLADTGNRLRLVGSNVSSLACSRLPYGETFFHHPTGRYSNGRLVVDFIAESLGLPLVEPYVGGLNAIFGKGVNFAVAGATALDNEYLEKMGIYPETNASLGIQMDWFKQFLASLEDGKRFVQNSLILLGEIGGNDYNVPLMIKMGMNPETLRSLAPAVVNYIGITLQELIKLGARRVLVPGNFPIGCFPVFLTAYMSDEENYRDPETGCINWLNELSRYHNELLQKELNRIQKLYPRTSIIYVDYYNALLKIYLSPEEYGFGKKSLLNACCGGRGAFSYNDSAFCGSPLSASCEDPSLYVSWDGLHLTEAAYRFLAQGLFGGHYTTMCSSTSRVARF from the exons ATGTCACGAAGATCTAATTTTATAAGTGTGAGAttgaaatatactcaagctccaATGGCAACTTGCTCCGCCAAAAATTTGACACTGTCATTAATATTGCTCTTCAGTTTACCGGCATTTTCAAGCTACCAATCGCCATCCGGATGCTTTGAATCCATAATCAGCTTCGGAGACTCGCTAGCCGACACCGGAAATCGGCTACGGCTCGTGGGATCGAATGTTTCTAGTCTCGCATGTTCCCGGCTTCCCTACGGAGAAACATTCTTCCACCACCCCACGGGACGCTACTCCAATGGCCGCCTCGTCGTTGATTTCATAG CCGAGAGTTTGGGGCTGCCTCTAGTGGAGCCGTATGTTGGCGGATTAAACGCTATTTTCGGTAAAGGGGTGAACTTCGCGGTGGCCGGAGCTACTGCGCTGGATAATGAGTATTTAGAGAAGATGGGAATCTACCCTGAAACAAATGCGTCGCTAGGAATTCAAATGGACTGGTTCAAACAATTTTTGGCCTCACTTGAAG ATGGTAAAAGATTTGTTCAAAACTCTCTAATTCTTCTGGGAGAGATTGGAGGCAACGATTACAACGTACCACTGATGATCAAGATGGGAATGAACCCCGAAACACTTCGATCACTTGCTCCAGCAGTTGTTAACTACATCGGAATAACTCTCCAA GAACTAATAAAGCTTGGTGCAAGGAGAGTTTTAGTCCCCGGGAACTTTCCAATCGGTTGCTTTCCAGTTTTCCTTACAGCATACATGTCGGACGAAGAAAACTATCGCGATCCCGAAACTGGCTGCATAAACTGGTTGAATGAGCTGTCGAGGTACCATAATGAGTTGTTGCAAAAGGAATTGAACCGCATACAAAAGCTTTATCCTCGCACTTCTATAATCTACGTAGATTACTACAACGCCCTTCTCAAGATTTATCTTTCTCCGGAGGAATACG GATTTGGAAAGAAATCATTGCTTAATGCTTGCTGCGGGGGAAGAGGAGCGTTTAGTTACAATGATTCCGCATTTTGTGGCTCCCCTTTATCCGCAAGTTGTGAAGATCCTTCTTTGTATGTTAGTTGGGATGGTTTACACTTGACAGAGGCGGCTTACAGGTTCTTGGCCCAAGGTTTGTTTGGAGGGCACTACACAACGATGTGTTCTTCCACATCTCGTGTTGCTCgattttaa